Proteins encoded within one genomic window of Terriglobus sp. TAA 43:
- a CDS encoding diguanylate cyclase translates to METQNQADITPLLNEEIRRFETGRVAWLHFTPEVETRYLRDTAASRASTLLTHGLFAGIVYDFFLLSDYFMAPDHILRAVLVRLLIFTPIMLLAATIVRYQQNVALREISVAFACLTGALGILYLHNEINTTVSIEAQLGLILMLLGMNCLIRLELVYATVTTFLLAVADVLWLKNDGFLPVTHKLVLGGMMAWSVLLTLAANYAIARDRRFSYLLQLHGRLQRGMLADANAELVALSSTDRLTGLPNRLAYDSRLGHIWKMTRESRTPLSAVMVDVDHFKLVNDTYGHPYGDRVLQRVASLLQQALREEDDFVARVGGEEFVVLLPHTDSASATKVAERIRTLVQVAGSPALQRDTTLHHEVWTTVSCGVATLWPSHPGSDPAQLIADADAAMYRAKQEGRNRVCCAPTSPSSSRLTIFPGGAQRA, encoded by the coding sequence ATGGAAACTCAGAATCAAGCTGATATCACGCCGCTGCTGAATGAAGAGATCCGTCGCTTCGAGACGGGCCGCGTTGCGTGGCTGCATTTCACTCCGGAGGTTGAGACGCGCTACCTGCGCGACACAGCCGCATCCCGGGCAAGCACGCTGCTGACCCATGGCCTGTTCGCGGGCATTGTGTACGACTTTTTTCTGCTTAGCGACTACTTCATGGCGCCCGACCATATCCTACGCGCCGTACTTGTACGCCTCCTGATCTTCACGCCCATCATGCTCCTGGCCGCGACGATCGTCCGCTACCAGCAGAATGTAGCTTTGCGTGAGATCAGCGTCGCTTTCGCCTGCCTTACAGGCGCCTTGGGCATCCTTTACCTGCACAACGAGATAAACACAACGGTCTCCATCGAGGCGCAGTTGGGATTGATCCTCATGTTGTTGGGTATGAATTGCCTGATCCGCCTTGAGCTTGTGTATGCGACTGTGACGACATTTCTGCTAGCTGTAGCGGATGTGCTGTGGCTGAAGAACGACGGCTTTCTCCCAGTAACCCACAAGTTGGTACTCGGCGGCATGATGGCCTGGTCTGTTCTTCTAACTCTCGCTGCCAACTACGCAATCGCGCGCGATCGCCGCTTTTCCTATCTGCTTCAACTTCACGGAAGGCTGCAGCGAGGCATGTTGGCCGATGCGAATGCAGAACTGGTGGCACTTTCGTCCACCGATCGCCTGACTGGACTGCCGAATCGTCTGGCCTACGATTCTCGACTTGGACATATATGGAAGATGACTCGTGAGAGCCGGACACCCCTGAGCGCGGTGATGGTGGATGTCGATCATTTCAAGCTGGTGAATGATACGTATGGTCACCCATATGGCGACCGCGTTCTGCAGCGTGTCGCCTCACTGTTGCAACAGGCCCTCCGCGAGGAGGACGATTTTGTGGCTCGGGTGGGAGGCGAGGAATTCGTCGTTCTGCTGCCTCACACCGACTCCGCTTCCGCAACCAAGGTGGCCGAACGTATCCGCACCCTGGTTCAGGTGGCCGGCTCGCCAGCGCTGCAGCGCGATACGACGCTACACCACGAAGTGTGGACCACCGTGAGTTGTGGCGTAGCCACCCTGTGGCCGTCGCATCCCGGCAGCGATCCCGCACAACTTATCGCCGACGCTGACGCTGCGATGTACCGGGCAAAACAGGAAGGAAGAAATCGTGTGTGCTGTGCGCCCACTTCACCATCATCATCACGTCTGACCATTTTCCCTGGAGGAGCGCAACGCGCTTAG